The window TGGTGCTGCTCTTTGTCATCTTGGCGGTGCTGTTGCCGGTCTACAAAATGTACTCAGCCATCAATGTGGGATAAGAAAATGCATCAATACTGTTCAGAAACCTGCGGAAAGATGAAATCAAAATCCCCCGGCATGCCCTTTGGTATGACAATGATCGAGTTGATCGTCGCCGTCGCGATCCTCGCCGTCTTAGCCGGTGTTTCCATTCCGGTCACGCAAGGAGTCCTGCGAAAAGCAAAAATCAACTCAACCAAATCAGAGATGGCTTCTCTAAGCCGCTCCATTCTTACCCATGCCAAGGATGTCGGATACAAGCCGGCGCGCGTTGAATGGGGGCGGTTCCCAAGTGAAAAGGCCGGCAACGGAAAGTACAAGACTATCCTTGGCGCCGATCTGGAAGAAGATCTCTTCTCCTTGGGTTGGGACCCTGTGACAAGACGGGGATGGAATGGGCCATACGTCACCGGCGAAACGGTAAACGGCGACGCTGATGGAGACGGCAATGAGGATACGGCCCGTTCCTACCAAATCGACGGATGGGGACGCTATTATATTTATTCGAACCGCGACGGCAAGGGCAACACCGTGGGGTTGAATGACGAGGAGCGGGTCATAATCCTGATCAGCGGCGGCCCGGACATGGATCCCCAAACAACCGATGACAATATTACCTTGGAAGTATTCCGAGGCCCGATCTACTAAGGGGTGAATAGATCATGAAATGTTCCATTGCTGGATTCAGCCTCATTGAGCTGATTGTCGTTGTGGCCGTCATGGCCGTTCTCGCCTCTGTCGCCATTCCGCTCGTCGGTGTCGTTATGAACCGGGAACATGGCGATGCAACGGTGAAAGAGATGCAGGGTATCCAAGAATGTCTGGAAGCCTACTTTGAGGACCATCTCGAATTTCCTGAAACCCTGGAGGATTTGGAGACGGATGGATATATTTCCAGCTCCTTTACGGAAGGCGACGCTTTCACTGACTCTTGGGGCAATGGGTATGTATATGCCATCAAAGATTACAATGCGACCATCACCAGCCTCGGAGAGGATCAAGTCGATTCCAAATTGAATCTCTCGCTGACCTTCAGCGGAATTCCCATTCTGCGGAAACAAACCCGCGAAGAGATGAAGACAATTCACATCGCCCTGCAAAATTATGAAATTCTGCGCGGCAGCGAGATCGTGGACGACGGCAGCGGGAACAACGGGAACGGGAATGGTAACGGGAATGGAAATGGTATTGTCATTTTTGGAAACGGGAATGGCAACAACGGGAACGGGAATGGTAACGAGGGCGAACTTGAAAGTTCTTACCCATCCCTCCCATCACAGTGGTATAAGGCAAACCAACCGGATAAATGTGCTTTGGGAATACTTATTACCTATGGATTCATGCCCAACAACGATAAGTATATTAGCGATGCTTGGGGTAAGGAGTACATATATGAGGGATCGCCGGCTGACTATGTGACCAGCAAGAACTTTTAAGCGGATGGATGAGAAATGACAAACCATAACCAACATCATTCATCGAGGACAAGATGGGAATGATCTGCGGGGTTGAACTGACCCCAGATGCTTTGAAATATGCGATTGTAGAGAATAAGCGCGGCCGGCAGCGCGTCGTTTCGCACGGCCGGGTGACTCTTATTGAGGGACTGACCCCCGGTCAGGCTCTGGCTGAGCTGCAAAGACAAAGTTCAATTTCAGTCCGCCGTGTCCGTCTGGCTTTGGGGACCCAGACAGCCCACATCAAAATGCACAATTTCCCACCGATGTCCAAAGCCGACCTGTATCAGGTCATTCAGAATGAGATCCGCAAAGAACTGGAGATGATCCCCGACGAGTTTGTCTATGGATATGAGATCCTTCCGCGGCGCAAAAAAAAGGACCCTTATCAGGTCCTCGTCGCTCTGACCCCTCGCGAAGGGATTGCCGCTATCGAGCAGGATTTGGCCGAACAGAAATTTGAACCGGAGCTGATCACCCTGAGCAGTTTGGCGTTGATGTCTCATGTGCGGACGCTGACAACGAGCATGGGCAACAAGGCCGTGGCCGTCCTGCATGTCGGCAGCCGGCTCATGGTCCTTGCCATTGTCGAGGGAGATTCCATCCGGATTGTCCGTGATGTGGCTGGCGGCATAGAATTTAAAAATCTGAACAATATCCAACTGACGGGAACATATGATTTCAACAATGTTCCGGAACCTGAAGAGTTGGAGCGCATTGTCCATGTCCTTGATGAAATCGCCCGAGTGTCCCAACAAATCAAGAAAACATTGGATTACGATGGGACCTCCCATCCGCAGTCGCCGGTAGAGAGGCTTTTCTTTACAGGCGATGTGTCGGGCGTTGAAGAGATCGGATCGATTCTTGAGAATGAGATCGGCCTCCCGGTGGAAATGTTGGAGCTTCCGTCCGGCTTGGAGATTGCCGATCGATGTGTGTCCCTTCGCAATGAAGGCTCGGTCTATGCGCTGCCGCTGGCGTTGGCGGCGACGTCTCAAGTAGAAAAGATACCCGATCTGCAAACTAGAGTCCGCCGGGTCCGCTTCCCTCTGGGCAAGACGGCTGCCGCCGCCGGTGTATGGGCCGCCGTCGTGGGATCCGCGCTGACAATCGGCATCACAAAAGACCAGGTGGATAACTCAAAAAGATTACGCAACCAGCTGAAGGAAGAGCGGTCGGCTCTGATGGAATTGGAAATTGAGCCCAGCGCGCCCATGGAGCTGCTGAGCCGTCTAGGCGGCTGGTCGGGTGTGATCCCGCAGCAACACATCCGCCGTTTATCGGAAATCCTTCCCCCCGAGGCTTTGCTGATGGATCTCAGCTCGGTACGGCAAGTCGACGGTTTGATCCTTCGAGCCCAAGGCTACATCCAGCATACCAGCCCCGAGCGGCGCCTCGAGGCCTGGAATCTCCTGCTGACACGCCTGCAGCAGGAACCGTCTTATTTAGACGTTCGAATTGATCCAATGGAGATAGACAGCCGCACCCAAACGACGAGGCTGCCATTTGGTTTCACATTAACGGTGGAGGTCCCATGAAACAGATGGGAAAAATTATACATCTGCCGTTGGCGATGACAAAAACAGATCCAGCCGAGAAAAAAGAATCTCTGTTGACCCGGATTCCAATGGCGGCGCTTATTGTCGGATCCATCTTGCTCACCATTTTGGTTGTGCGTGGAGCTATCATGCTCAAACAAGGTGACCGATGGAAGACGGAAGCCGGAATATTAACCGAAGAGATCCAGACCCTTCAGGTTCTTGCAAGCGAAGAAGCAGCTCAGGCATCCGAGCAAATTCCCCTGTTTATTCCGAATGAGACCCATCCCGCTCTGATAATCCAACAGCTGGAGAATCATTTACAGGCAGCCGGTATTCGGACCTACCGGTACCGGATCATCCCACCGGAGCATCTGGCGCAGGATGAAGAAAGTCCGGAATACAGCCATGCGGCCTTCGCGTTGAATCCATCCGACGATTCGAAAGAGCCTCTGCCGGCCGAGAGCTTTCTTGCCGATCTGGTTCTTGAGAAAGCGCCCACAGTAGACAATCTCATCGAGTGGAAGATCCCCCTTCGAATCATTGCGCCCTACGATCGCATCAGCGCTTTTCTGGGTTCATTGAGGGAGACCGGCCGGATTTGGTTCATCCCCCAAATGAACGAGACAAAAACAGGCAGTGACGTCACCGCCGATCTATTGCTTCTGACCTGGTCGCAGTTCGGAGAAGCAGAATCCTCTTCAGACGGCGAGACGATTGAAGAAGTCCAGCCGGCTCAGGCCGGCATGATAAATCCGGTTTTGAATCGTGCGAGCCGGCAGGATCTAAATCAACGGGATCCGTTCCAGGGCGCGGGCGCCATCAGCAGCGCCG is drawn from Candidatus Eisenbacteria bacterium and contains these coding sequences:
- a CDS encoding prepilin-type N-terminal cleavage/methylation domain-containing protein translates to MKSKSPGMPFGMTMIELIVAVAILAVLAGVSIPVTQGVLRKAKINSTKSEMASLSRSILTHAKDVGYKPARVEWGRFPSEKAGNGKYKTILGADLEEDLFSLGWDPVTRRGWNGPYVTGETVNGDADGDGNEDTARSYQIDGWGRYYIYSNRDGKGNTVGLNDEERVIILISGGPDMDPQTTDDNITLEVFRGPIY
- a CDS encoding prepilin-type N-terminal cleavage/methylation domain-containing protein codes for the protein MKCSIAGFSLIELIVVVAVMAVLASVAIPLVGVVMNREHGDATVKEMQGIQECLEAYFEDHLEFPETLEDLETDGYISSSFTEGDAFTDSWGNGYVYAIKDYNATITSLGEDQVDSKLNLSLTFSGIPILRKQTREEMKTIHIALQNYEILRGSEIVDDGSGNNGNGNGNGNGNGIVIFGNGNGNNGNGNGNEGELESSYPSLPSQWYKANQPDKCALGILITYGFMPNNDKYISDAWGKEYIYEGSPADYVTSKNF
- a CDS encoding pilus assembly protein PilM; amino-acid sequence: MGMICGVELTPDALKYAIVENKRGRQRVVSHGRVTLIEGLTPGQALAELQRQSSISVRRVRLALGTQTAHIKMHNFPPMSKADLYQVIQNEIRKELEMIPDEFVYGYEILPRRKKKDPYQVLVALTPREGIAAIEQDLAEQKFEPELITLSSLALMSHVRTLTTSMGNKAVAVLHVGSRLMVLAIVEGDSIRIVRDVAGGIEFKNLNNIQLTGTYDFNNVPEPEELERIVHVLDEIARVSQQIKKTLDYDGTSHPQSPVERLFFTGDVSGVEEIGSILENEIGLPVEMLELPSGLEIADRCVSLRNEGSVYALPLALAATSQVEKIPDLQTRVRRVRFPLGKTAAAAGVWAAVVGSALTIGITKDQVDNSKRLRNQLKEERSALMELEIEPSAPMELLSRLGGWSGVIPQQHIRRLSEILPPEALLMDLSSVRQVDGLILRAQGYIQHTSPERRLEAWNLLLTRLQQEPSYLDVRIDPMEIDSRTQTTRLPFGFTLTVEVP